A DNA window from Rhizobium sp. NXC14 contains the following coding sequences:
- a CDS encoding RsmB/NOP family class I SAM-dependent RNA methyltransferase — MVLNSDGTKKPFRKQKPFADRSAPTKPGLQARATAAKILAAVVDRKLPLDGALDHEHGNPAYKALGESDRALVRAILNTTLRHLPRIDAAIASLLESPLPEGARALHHVLAIAAAQILYLDVPDHSAVDLAVEQANQDPRNRRFAKLVNAVLRRLGREKDEVLEEIAKVPPMPGWFLTRLEKAYGRDAALAISQSQLEPAAIDLTVKSDADGWAKRLNGVALPTGGVRLAAFEGGIPSLEGFDDGVWWVQDAAASIPARLFGDLSGKRVADLCAAPGGKTAQLILASGTVTALDQSESRLKRLRSNLDRLGLKAETVATDLTTFKPTEGFDAILLDAPCSSTGTTRRHPDVLWTKGPDDIARLAALQERLLRHALTLLKPGGTLVFSNCSLDPAEGEEVVARILADTQAIERIPINAGDWPGLEAAITPLGEFRTLPTMLKMPEGIASGLDGFYAAVLRRTT, encoded by the coding sequence GTGGTCTTGAATTCAGACGGCACGAAAAAGCCATTCCGCAAACAGAAACCTTTCGCTGACCGATCGGCGCCGACCAAGCCGGGCCTGCAGGCCCGGGCGACGGCAGCAAAAATCTTGGCTGCCGTCGTCGACCGCAAGCTGCCGCTCGATGGCGCTCTCGACCATGAACACGGCAATCCGGCCTATAAGGCTCTTGGCGAGAGCGATCGCGCCCTTGTCCGCGCCATTCTGAATACGACGCTGCGCCATCTGCCGCGCATCGACGCTGCAATTGCCTCGCTGCTGGAATCGCCGCTACCGGAGGGCGCGCGCGCCTTGCACCATGTTCTGGCAATCGCGGCTGCTCAGATCCTCTATCTCGACGTGCCGGATCATTCGGCCGTCGATCTTGCCGTCGAGCAGGCCAACCAAGATCCGCGTAATCGCCGCTTTGCGAAGCTGGTCAACGCGGTGTTGCGCCGGCTCGGCCGTGAAAAGGACGAGGTGCTGGAGGAGATCGCCAAGGTGCCGCCGATGCCGGGCTGGTTCCTCACACGGCTGGAAAAGGCCTATGGCCGCGACGCGGCGCTGGCGATCTCGCAATCGCAGCTCGAGCCTGCGGCGATCGATTTGACTGTCAAATCGGACGCCGACGGCTGGGCAAAGCGGCTGAACGGCGTTGCCCTGCCGACGGGCGGCGTGCGGTTGGCCGCCTTCGAAGGCGGAATTCCTTCGCTCGAGGGCTTCGACGACGGTGTCTGGTGGGTGCAGGATGCGGCGGCAAGCATCCCGGCCAGGCTTTTCGGCGATCTCTCGGGCAAACGTGTCGCCGATCTTTGTGCCGCTCCTGGCGGCAAGACAGCGCAGCTTATCCTTGCCAGCGGTACGGTGACCGCACTCGATCAGTCGGAAAGCCGGCTAAAACGGCTGCGGTCGAATCTCGACCGGCTTGGCCTGAAGGCAGAAACGGTTGCGACAGACCTGACGACATTCAAGCCGACCGAGGGCTTCGATGCGATCCTGCTCGACGCCCCCTGCTCTTCCACCGGCACGACGCGCCGGCACCCCGACGTGCTGTGGACCAAGGGGCCGGATGATATCGCGAGGCTGGCGGCGCTGCAGGAGCGGCTGCTGCGTCATGCGCTGACCTTGCTGAAGCCCGGCGGCACGCTGGTATTTTCCAATTGCTCGCTCGATCCGGCCGAAGGCGAGGAGGTCGTCGCCCGCATTCTTGCCGATACGCAGGCGATCGAGCGCATTCCGATCAACGCGGGCGACTGGCCCGGCCTCGAAGCGGCGATCACGCCGCTCGGCGAATTCCGCACGCTTCCGACCATGCTGAAAATGCCGGAGGGCATCGCCTCCGGCCTCGATGGCTTTTACGCGGCGGTGCTGCGGCGAACGACCTGA
- the htpX gene encoding zinc metalloprotease HtpX — MNLVRTAMLLAFMTALFMFVGFLIGGRGGMMIAFLIAAGMNFFSYWNSDRMVLAAYRAQEIDERNAPEFFAIVRDLARNAGLPMPKVYLYDSPQPNAFATGRNPENAAVAASTGLLAALSPEEVAGVMAHELAHIQNRDTLTMTITATLAGAISMLGNFAFFFGGNRDNNNNPLGFIGVLVAMIVAPLAAMLVQMAISRTREYSADRRGAEICGNPLWLASALGKIARGAAHVPNEDAERNPATAHMFIINPLSGERMDNLFSTHPNTENRIAALQEMAQSGMNVSTGPVRAANPSRKSRSVPNTGRGGSQPPKGPWS, encoded by the coding sequence ATGAACCTCGTTCGCACTGCCATGTTGCTTGCCTTCATGACGGCGCTTTTCATGTTTGTCGGCTTTCTGATCGGCGGTCGGGGCGGCATGATGATCGCCTTTCTCATTGCCGCCGGCATGAATTTTTTCTCGTATTGGAACTCCGACCGCATGGTGCTTGCGGCTTATCGCGCGCAGGAGATCGATGAACGCAACGCACCGGAATTCTTTGCGATCGTGCGCGATCTCGCCCGTAATGCCGGCCTGCCGATGCCGAAGGTCTATCTCTACGACAGCCCGCAACCGAATGCCTTCGCCACCGGCCGCAATCCCGAAAATGCCGCCGTTGCCGCCTCGACCGGCCTGCTCGCTGCCTTGTCTCCCGAGGAGGTCGCCGGTGTGATGGCGCATGAGCTCGCCCATATCCAGAACCGCGACACTCTGACCATGACGATCACGGCAACGCTTGCCGGCGCGATCTCGATGCTCGGCAACTTCGCCTTCTTCTTCGGCGGCAACCGCGACAACAACAATAATCCGCTCGGTTTCATCGGCGTCCTCGTCGCCATGATCGTCGCACCGCTCGCCGCCATGCTGGTGCAGATGGCGATCAGCCGCACGCGCGAATATTCGGCCGATCGCCGCGGCGCCGAAATCTGCGGCAATCCGCTCTGGCTCGCTTCCGCACTTGGAAAGATCGCCCGCGGCGCGGCCCATGTGCCGAATGAGGATGCCGAGCGCAATCCGGCGACGGCCCATATGTTCATCATCAATCCGCTCTCCGGCGAACGCATGGACAATCTGTTTTCCACCCACCCGAACACGGAAAACCGTATTGCCGCGCTGCAGGAGATGGCGCAAAGCGGCATGAATGTCTCGACGGGACCGGTGCGTGCTGCTAATCCGTCGCGCAAATCGCGCTCTGTTCCGAATACGGGTCGCGGTGGTTCGCAACCGCCAAAAGGTCCGTGGTCTTGA
- a CDS encoding DUF1674 domain-containing protein, with protein sequence MQEADNDNSQTPTAEGSEPPRKVLSPAAQRALAEAEERRKNRKPLELPPEIGGRGGAEPARFGDYEINGRAIDF encoded by the coding sequence ATGCAGGAAGCCGATAACGACAATAGCCAAACGCCGACGGCCGAGGGATCGGAGCCGCCGCGCAAGGTGCTGTCCCCGGCGGCCCAACGTGCGCTTGCCGAGGCTGAAGAACGACGGAAGAACCGGAAGCCGCTGGAGCTGCCACCTGAGATCGGCGGCCGCGGCGGCGCCGAGCCTGCGCGCTTCGGCGATTACGAGATCAACGGCCGGGCGATCGATTTTTGA